Genomic DNA from Trichoderma asperellum chromosome 5, complete sequence:
AAATGCTCCAGTTGGTGAGGTTATCCAGGTCATTTTCGTGGTGTCTTAAAGGGGGGAAATGAAGGGAAAGCCTCGGCATCGGCTTTGGAAGTGAGGAACCAAACGAGTACTCAAGACAGcctgagagaagaggcagaagtCTTGCAGAGCACGAACAGCGGCCTAGCATTCGGAGTCGTTCAGATATTCGTGTATTCTTACAATCGAATAGTAGTAGTTATAGATAAATGCCCCTCCATTCATTGACATAGTTTGACCGATTTGTTTCttgtctttaaaaaaaaaaaatacacacacataaAGGCGtaagagaaggaaagaaaacaacatGGACTCTCCTTCAACCAAGCAAACAAACTATCCAGCCGTTCATCGATAATTCAAATtaagcaaagaaaaatacttccTTAAACACCATCGCTCAGACGCATACATACAGCCTTGTATGCGGTAGAATTAACAATTCTTTCACCCTGTCTTGCATCAACTCTCTTTTAGCAACTCAAGTCAAGGTCAACTTGACTATTGTGGCGCCAATTCCCCTTCTATTCCTCAGCTtcaaggccatggccatgttgCTTAGCCGCCAAGAGGCATACGCACGCTGTCCGTGTCCTTGAATCTAGAGAGGTCGCCGCCAATAAGCTTCCGGAGGTTGCCCATGTCCTGCAAGTAGCGCTCCATCTCCTGTTGAAGTTCGTCATCTGCTGCCGTACTCTCCGAGTCGTAGTCGTAATCCTCATCATCTGAAGACTCCTTGCTCTCGAGGGGAACCGACGGGATGGGGTTCTTGAGACTCTCAATAGCCAGCTTGAGATGCAGCTTGAGGGCCTCGTTCTCCGTTTGCAGCTTCTTGATTTTGCTCTCGGCAACCATGCTGCGTTCTTCCATCATGCGCTGCATGGCGCTGACACTTATCTGGTACTCTTCCAGgcgctcttcagcctcttgaGCATTCTTTTCGCGCTGGCGGGAGTCCGAGACGGATAGCTGCAGCATTCGAATTTCTTGCGCCATGGCAGCAATCTGAGCATCGCGCTCGGCGGATGTGATATGGTCTTGGTTGACCTTGGCGCGGGTGCGAATGCGTTTGGCTTGATCGGCGTAACGAAGTGTCGAGAGCGTTTCCTCATAATCCGAAGGAGCAATGCAGGCGATCATGGCAGTCTTGCTGTTGCCGCCGAGGGAGTCTTTGAGCAGCCACGTTAAGATGGAATCTCGATAGGGCACCACATCCTTTCTCTTGCCTGACCGCAGCTGCTTGGGAGGGCCTGCCAGCGCCGCAATGACCCGGCCAAGGGTGGCGAGAGACTTGTTGATGTTGCTACCCTCGCGAAGCCGGGCTCCCGTAGCCTCGGTTGTTTTCGCCCTCTCGCTACCTGCCAGATCAACCAGACGAATGCGAGAGCTGCGTTCCGTGGTCTCATCCGTTTCCATGTCGTGGTGGATCTGCTTCAGCATAATGGTGAAGACGGCGTGGCTTCGGCTGCTGGTGTCGTTCATCTTGGTGCTGGCCACGGTGCGGGATGCGTCGCCCACCTTCATGTATCGCATAATCTCGTGAATGTTTCGTACAGGCACCTCGGTGAGATCCTTGACGTATGGTCCTTCGGTGGGCGATTCGCGGATCTTGAGATAGTTGGGGGCAGTGTTGGGGACGACGGGCACCAAGAGGTCTCTGACATGCTCGTTGTAGACCTCGAAATAGGAGACCCGGACGTTGTAAGCGACGTTGGAGTTTTCGTTGTGGGCGGCTTCGATGCGCTCGAATAGATCCTCGCAGGTTCGAGGAATCAGCCCGGGGTTCTCGGGCGTTCCCATCATGGTGTAGCTCTTTCCGGAGCCGGTCTGGCCGTAGGCAAAGATGCAAGTATGGTAGCCCTCGAAATTGTGGTCGAGGAACTCTTCGCCGAGGCTGTTGTAGATGTCTTCTTGGTTGGCATAGTCCTTGTCCTCGGGGTCGTGACTCCAGAAGGAGTTGTCAAAGGCGAAGCTCTTGTCGCCGGTGACTTTCCGGGATTTGGTCGGGCTCGAAGGGCGAGCATCTTCCGGCTCGGGGGCTCTGAGGGTGGTGATCTGGGAGACGGGATCCATGTCAACGAGGCATGGCGCATTTCGTTCAAGATCTGTTAACGTTAGCCAGCCAGTCCCGTCGATATCTCATCTTTCATGCTTTTAATCCGATAGAACGGCAAAGATAGAGAAATAGAGAAACACAGCACGATTTGTACCTCGTTCTAGAAAGGCCCGGAGCCGGACAACAACCTTGACGTTGCCGCCGCGATCCATTCTCGACATGGTGGGCATAGTAGCGACATCGACATCCCGCGACCGCAGCGAAGGAGTCGAGGCCGAGGATGCCATGAAGCGGACCTCGGGGGCCGGCGACGGCGAAGGCATAAATCTGTCGTCGAGAGCCATTGTGCGCAATGTCTCAAAGATGCTATGGAAGCTGTCGTGGAGGCGGAGGCGAAGAATGTGCTACATTAGTCggcctttctctctctccaggaTGGTGCGTGATTGTTTACTTGCTCTTGCCCGAAGCGGTGTTGGGCGGCGGTTGCCGGGGTAAACGGGCTCGACAAGGCTCTGGTGGCGCGTTGTGCGCAACTGTGGCGTGCAATATATTGGCTGTGGCTGATGCGGACCAATGGCTGACATAATCCAGCTGCTTAGGTAAGCCGGCTGCGCAAAACAGCGTCCCTGGCCATAATGCCGCGTTCATCATCTCTGCAAGCGCAACAACAAGCTCGTCCAGCTAATTTTGTCGCCACAAATACGTGGAGAGGGGCGATTCCGGCCAAACGCAAGATACGCGCTGAGCCTGTCCTGTCTCCCTTCCCCAGATCCTGCGCACTTGGCTCCATCCACCGCTAACCCACCTGTCCCTAGCCTTGCCTTTGTCTCGTCTCGCGCAAAAGTCGCGTATCTCATCACCacccgtttttttttcccagaatttttttcttttttttttttttttttttttttttttcctccttctttcctcataccaaccaaccaaccaccCTCGCAAACATCTCAATTCAGCTCCCTCCGTGGCAACCAGGTTCCACGACCCCAATACCTCTGCACCCCTTTTTTCTGCCGTTCCCGATTTTTCTGTCGCAACAAAGCAAATATACGGCCCCATGGCGCGCACCAAGGACGACGCTAAGGCGGCGAGCAACGACGCATCTGTAGACATCACCCACCAAGCCACCGAAGATGCTGGCGTAAAGAAGACGCCGGGTCGCGGCCGCGGCCGGCCAAAGGGCACAACGTCAAAATCCCCCACAAAGCCCTACGTGCCCACCGGCAAGCCCCGGGGAAGGCCCAAGGGCAGCTTCAAGAAGGGAGGcgaggcaaaggcaaagacgCCCAAGAAACCATTGCCGCCATTGGCGCCGGGCGAGAAGCGTGGACGAGGCAGGCCGCGCAAGTCGGATGTTGCGCAGATCCAGGAGGACGATCAGGCAGCGACGGCAGAGTCCGAGGCCAACgttgaggctgaggccgagGACGACGTTGCCAGTAATCAGCCAGGCATCGGTGGTAAGTCCAACCGTCGCCAACGCAAAAGCACATAAATCTccaaaaaaatcaaaagaCGGACCACTCACGCGATTCCCAATTTTCCCTTGTAGACGTGACTGGTGATGCACGCACCGGGGCTAGATCGGCCCTCACGCCGCAACAGTCTCCCGAATACGAGGTCGgtccttcatcatcattctcaTCACCGGCGTGGCTCTCACGTATCAAGAACATGATTGGCTGATTCTGGTTGCAATATTCTTTCTCCCTCGATACAGGAGGACCAGGTGGACTATGACAATGACGATGAATGAGGCCTCGGCTGGAGCGCGAGCTGAGTTGGGCTTTTGTAATTTGGATGACATGTGTGCTTGTTTATGCGtatgacgaggacgaggtgAAAGAGAGCATCCGCGAGGAGAGGGTGGCGGTGGGCTCTTTCTCTGGAACTGGAATTCTGAGAGACGACAtataagagaaagagagaaagcggTGATGTTGAACATTTGGACCggcggcttttttttttttttttttttttttgggaaGTGAGCTCCGAATTGTATTATTAATGGATTGACGACGACGCTTGCTTTCagctggatgaggaggaaAGCGCCCTGGCATGAGGCGACGGGACATGTTTGCACGTTATGTCTGCGCCAGCTACATCTATCTATTCTATCTGCCTGCAAAGCCTTACTATCAGTACCTATCACGTATGAAACCATGCCCTGTGCGCGGTGACAATAAGTTTACTGTTCCATGATTGATGTCTGGCTGGGTGGTTCTCTCGTTGgatattttctttctcctcggTATTAATGATGATGAGTGAGTCATGTGTGGAAATGGAAATACCATACCTACACGCCATCACTCCCTCTTCCACTCCTCAAACTCCCTCTCCAGATggtccttgagctccttgaaCCGGTTCCCAAAGTTGGCCCCGCATCGCCAGCAGACCAGGTCCCGCCTCATGAACCCCTCGTCCTTGGAGCTCCTTCTGAAGTCGCTGCTCTCCAGCGGGAAGTCCGCCACGTCCACCAGGAACGGCGTGTTGAACGAGTTGTAGTGTTTCCTGTGCTTCATGGCCGGCGAGTGCATGTCCCGCGACAAGACGTGGATGTGCAGGTGTCCCATGCTGGGGACTGCGTGCACGCCGCACTTGATTTCGGCGGCCCAGTCTCTTCCGGACGGCAGCGCCGGCTCCTTGTTCCGTCGGTtgcttttgcctttgccaTGGTCTTGGTCCTGGTCTTGTCCATCTTCTGTTGCTTCATCCACCTTGCCCTCCAACACGTCCGCCTCGCCATTCAGCACGGCCTCCCGCGAAGCATCAGCCCGACTAAACGCCCCCagccgccgctgcagctcccCCGCCACAAGcaccttgagcttctccacCTCCGCCTTCACCTTGCCCAGGAACTGCTC
This window encodes:
- a CDS encoding uncharacterized protein (EggNog:ENOG41); this encodes MALDDRFMPSPSPAPEVRFMASSASTPSLRSRDVDVATMPTMSRMDRGGNVKVVVRLRAFLERDLERNAPCLVDMDPVSQITTLRAPEPEDARPSSPTKSRKVTGDKSFAFDNSFWSHDPEDKDYANQEDIYNSLGEEFLDHNFEGYHTCIFAYGQTGSGKSYTMMGTPENPGLIPRTCEDLFERIEAAHNENSNVAYNVRVSYFEVYNEHVRDLLVPVVPNTAPNYLKIRESPTEGPYVKDLTEVPVRNIHEIMRYMKVGDASRTVASTKMNDTSSRSHAVFTIMLKQIHHDMETDETTERSSRIRLVDLAGSERAKTTEATGARLREGSNINKSLATLGRVIAALAGPPKQLRSGKRKDVVPYRDSILTWLLKDSLGGNSKTAMIACIAPSDYEETLSTLRYADQAKRIRTRAKVNQDHITSAERDAQIAAMAQEIRMLQLSVSDSRQREKNAQEAEERLEEYQISVSAMQRMMEERSMVAESKIKKLQTENEALKLHLKLAIESLKNPIPSVPLESKESSDDEDYDYDSESTAADDELQQEMERYLQDMGNLRKLIGGDLSRFKDTDSVRMPLGG
- a CDS encoding uncharacterized protein (EggNog:ENOG41), whose translation is MARTKDDAKAASNDASVDITHQATEDAGVKKTPGRGRGRPKGTTSKSPTKPYVPTGKPRGRPKGSFKKGGEAKAKTPKKPLPPLAPGEKRGRGRPRKSDVAQIQEDDQAATAESEANVEAEAEDDVASNQPGIGGGPGGL
- a CDS encoding uncharacterized protein (EggNog:ENOG41), with protein sequence MARTKDDAKAASNDASVDITHQATEDAGVKKTPGRGRGRPKGTTSKSPTKPYVPTGKPRGRPKGSFKKGGEAKAKTPKKPLPPLAPGEKRGRGRPRKSDVAQIQEDDQAATAESEANVEAEAEDDVASNQPGIGGKSNRRQRKST